A part of Bacteroidia bacterium genomic DNA contains:
- the ftcD gene encoding glutamate formimidoyltransferase, which translates to MPLIECIPNFSEGRNDAVIDQIVGEIASVSGVKVMHVDKGYSANRTVVTFAGEPESVVEGAFQGIKAASRLIDMRLHSGNHPRMGATDVCPLVPINGIDFESLIPFAHQLAKRVGEELNIPVYLYEKTALRAERKKLETIRAGEYEGFREKILQPDWVPDYGPQEFQPGPGQTVIGVRDFLLAFNINLSTRSVALAGEVAADVRESGRFKRIDGKIVKDASGKAVRIPGKCKGVKAIGWYVEEYGLAQVSTNITDLEITPLHRLFEAVCESAELHGIHVTGAELIGMIPLKCMLDAGQYFQKMGEHKDGVLSEAEYVNIAVQVMGLSAVVPFVPEQKVIEYRLEKM; encoded by the coding sequence ATGCCACTGATAGAATGTATCCCCAATTTCAGCGAAGGGCGTAATGATGCCGTCATTGATCAGATTGTAGGAGAAATCGCCTCTGTATCAGGGGTGAAAGTCATGCATGTCGACAAAGGGTATTCTGCCAACCGCACAGTGGTCACTTTTGCCGGTGAGCCGGAATCCGTAGTGGAAGGAGCATTTCAGGGTATAAAGGCGGCTTCCCGGCTGATTGATATGCGATTACACTCCGGCAATCATCCGCGTATGGGCGCGACAGATGTCTGCCCGTTGGTTCCTATAAATGGTATAGATTTCGAGTCGCTGATTCCTTTCGCTCACCAGCTCGCAAAGAGGGTAGGAGAGGAGTTGAATATTCCGGTGTATTTGTATGAAAAAACGGCTCTCCGTGCCGAGCGGAAAAAGCTCGAAACAATCCGGGCGGGAGAGTATGAAGGATTTCGGGAAAAGATTCTTCAACCTGACTGGGTGCCTGATTATGGACCGCAGGAGTTTCAGCCGGGACCCGGCCAGACGGTGATCGGTGTTCGCGACTTTTTACTTGCTTTTAATATTAACCTCAGTACCCGTTCGGTAGCACTTGCCGGAGAGGTCGCTGCGGACGTTCGGGAGAGTGGGAGATTTAAGCGAATTGACGGCAAAATTGTCAAAGATGCTTCTGGAAAGGCGGTAAGAATTCCCGGTAAATGCAAAGGGGTAAAAGCGATTGGATGGTATGTGGAAGAATATGGACTGGCTCAGGTATCTACGAATATTACAGATCTTGAAATCACACCGCTGCATCGGCTTTTTGAGGCAGTCTGTGAAAGTGCTGAGTTGCATGGTATTCACGTTACTGGGGCTGAATTGATCGGTATGATCCCGTTGAAATGTATGCTGGACGCAGGGCAATATTTTCAAAAAATGGGAGAACATAAGGATGGTGTTTTATCCGAAGCAGAATACGTAAATATCGCAGTACAGGTAATGGGTCTTTCGGCAGTGGTTCCATTTGTGCCGGAGCAAAAAGTTATAGAATACCGGTTGGAAAAGATGTAA
- the pgi gene encoding glucose-6-phosphate isomerase, translating to MLNRINPTETQAWKSLQKEYERMRKTHMRDLFSSDTQRFGKYSLSYEDILLDYAKNLIDEPVMAGLLALAEEVSLGESIEKMITGDKINETEDRAVLHVALRNRSNSPVIVDGEDVMPEVNAVLAKMANFANRLHEGSIKGYTGKPITDIVNIGIGGSDLGPVMVTEALRPYWKPGIQPHFVSNVDGTHIAETLKRISPETTLFLIASKTFTTQETMTNAHTARQWFLKAAGDEKYVKDHFVAISTNAKEVSAFGIDTANMFEFWDWVGGRYSLWSAIGFSIMCTIGAKNFTALLEGAHGMDNHFRHTPFSQNLPVILALLGIWYNNFFGAETEAILPYDQYMHRFPAYFQQGNMESNGKYVGRDGKRVNWQTGPVIWGEPGTNGQHAFYQLIHQGTKLIPCDFLAPAVSHNPLGDHHQKLLANFFAQTEALMKGKTEAEVVLELEAAGKNHDEIEYLKPFKVFTGNKPTNSILFRQLTPRTLGSLIAMYEHKIFVQGVIWNILSFDQWGVELGKQLANAILPELKGNAGISSHDSSTNGLINAYKKMR from the coding sequence ATGCTGAACAGAATAAATCCTACCGAAACCCAAGCCTGGAAATCGTTACAAAAAGAATATGAGCGCATGCGGAAAACCCACATGCGCGATCTTTTTTCCAGTGATACGCAACGATTTGGGAAATACTCTCTCTCCTACGAAGACATCCTGCTCGATTATGCCAAAAACCTTATCGATGAGCCTGTAATGGCGGGCCTTCTGGCACTTGCCGAAGAAGTTTCGCTCGGCGAAAGCATCGAAAAGATGATTACCGGTGATAAGATCAACGAAACCGAAGACCGCGCAGTCCTCCACGTTGCCCTTCGCAACCGCAGCAATTCGCCCGTCATCGTGGACGGTGAAGATGTCATGCCGGAAGTGAATGCCGTACTCGCCAAAATGGCAAACTTTGCCAACCGCCTCCACGAAGGATCTATCAAAGGTTATACGGGCAAGCCCATTACAGATATCGTCAACATCGGCATCGGCGGCTCCGACCTCGGCCCGGTAATGGTGACTGAAGCGCTCCGCCCCTACTGGAAACCGGGCATTCAGCCGCACTTTGTGTCCAATGTGGACGGAACTCATATCGCTGAAACGCTGAAACGCATTTCTCCCGAAACCACCCTCTTTCTCATCGCCTCCAAAACCTTCACCACACAGGAGACCATGACCAATGCCCATACTGCGCGTCAATGGTTTCTGAAAGCCGCCGGTGATGAAAAATATGTCAAAGACCATTTCGTGGCCATTTCCACCAACGCCAAAGAAGTGTCGGCCTTCGGCATCGATACCGCTAATATGTTTGAGTTCTGGGACTGGGTAGGTGGAAGATATTCACTCTGGTCCGCGATCGGATTTTCGATCATGTGTACCATCGGAGCCAAAAATTTCACCGCTCTGCTCGAAGGCGCACATGGGATGGACAACCATTTCCGCCATACGCCATTTTCCCAAAACCTGCCTGTTATCCTCGCGCTGCTAGGGATTTGGTATAATAATTTTTTTGGCGCGGAAACGGAAGCCATCCTCCCCTACGACCAGTATATGCACAGGTTTCCGGCCTATTTTCAGCAGGGAAATATGGAAAGCAATGGCAAATATGTAGGCCGCGACGGGAAAAGAGTAAACTGGCAGACAGGTCCCGTCATCTGGGGCGAACCCGGCACCAATGGACAACACGCATTCTACCAGTTGATTCACCAGGGAACCAAACTTATCCCCTGTGATTTCCTCGCACCAGCAGTAAGCCACAATCCACTTGGCGATCACCATCAAAAGTTGCTGGCAAACTTTTTTGCCCAGACCGAAGCCCTGATGAAAGGAAAAACCGAAGCAGAAGTTGTCCTCGAGCTGGAAGCCGCCGGAAAAAACCACGATGAAATCGAATATCTCAAACCATTTAAGGTATTCACCGGAAATAAACCCACTAATTCCATCCTGTTCCGACAACTCACCCCGCGCACGCTGGGCAGCTTGATTGCCATGTATGAACACAAAATATTTGTTCAGGGCGTGATCTGGAATATTCTCAGTTTTGACCAGTGGGGTGTCGAACTCGGCAAACAGCTCGCCAATGCCATTCTGCCCGAATTGAAAGGGAATGCAGGTATTTCCTCGCACGACAGTTCTACCAACGGGTTGATCAACGCCTATAAAAAAATGCGATGA
- a CDS encoding DUF4105 domain-containing protein — MRNFILALLSILPTVWLCAAPQLSPQAQISLLTCEPGEELYSSFGHSAIRVSDPATGIDIVFNYGTFDFDAPNFYLKFMRGQLNYKLDIDKWRDFDYAYRYFKRSFDEEVFNLTLEQKQAIFDYLDENYKPENRFYLYDFFFDNCATRIKDVFKEVLGDSLKFEPSYTDPDKTFRDLIGEYLTGKAWTDFGIDLILGKVIDRKATPEEQSFLPDYLAGYLGSATIIHDGKEQPFVVSNTPLYNSGAEFAPTPFLLRPGIIFWLLFLLMGFLTWQEYKSDRRRNWLDVTIFIIYGFAGVVIALLWFATDHTATADNLNILWLLPTHLIAGILLIPANKPMWLKYYFLGSAILAGIVLLGWFFLGQAFHPASLPLMAIAIVRSVWVGLKG, encoded by the coding sequence ATGAGAAATTTTATCCTTGCACTTTTGTCGATTTTACCTACGGTCTGGCTTTGTGCCGCGCCGCAGCTTTCGCCCCAGGCGCAGATCAGTCTCCTGACCTGTGAACCAGGAGAAGAACTTTACTCCTCCTTTGGGCATAGTGCCATCAGGGTAAGTGACCCGGCAACAGGGATAGACATTGTATTCAACTACGGAACATTTGATTTTGATGCCCCCAATTTCTACCTGAAATTTATGCGGGGGCAGCTCAATTACAAGCTCGATATTGACAAATGGCGGGACTTTGACTACGCCTACCGGTATTTCAAACGGTCGTTTGACGAGGAAGTATTTAACCTGACGCTGGAGCAGAAGCAAGCCATTTTTGACTATCTCGACGAAAACTACAAACCCGAAAACCGGTTTTACCTCTACGATTTTTTCTTTGACAACTGCGCCACGCGGATCAAAGATGTGTTTAAGGAAGTGCTTGGAGACAGCCTGAAGTTTGAGCCCTCCTATACCGACCCGGACAAAACCTTTCGCGATCTGATCGGCGAATACCTGACAGGCAAAGCCTGGACAGACTTTGGCATCGACCTGATCCTTGGAAAAGTGATTGACCGGAAGGCGACGCCCGAGGAGCAGAGTTTTTTGCCTGACTACCTTGCCGGGTATCTCGGTTCGGCGACGATCATCCACGACGGAAAAGAGCAGCCGTTTGTCGTGAGCAATACGCCATTGTACAATTCAGGGGCAGAGTTTGCGCCGACGCCGTTTTTGCTGCGGCCGGGCATAATTTTCTGGCTGTTGTTTTTGCTGATGGGTTTTCTTACCTGGCAGGAGTACAAATCCGACCGTCGCCGCAACTGGCTCGATGTAACGATATTTATCATTTACGGATTTGCAGGTGTGGTGATCGCCTTATTGTGGTTTGCGACCGACCACACTGCGACGGCAGACAACCTCAATATATTGTGGCTGTTGCCCACCCATTTGATTGCCGGAATCCTGCTGATTCCCGCCAACAAACCCATGTGGTTGAAATACTATTTTCTCGGTTCGGCGATCCTGGCGGGGATTGTATTGCTCGGCTGGTTTTTTCTGGGCCAGGCCTTCCACCCGGCGAGTCTGCCATTGATGGCCATCGCGATTGTGCGGAGTGTGTGGGTGGGGTTGAAGGGGTGA
- a CDS encoding UPF0175 family protein yields MTIEIPDHLLEGRTESDIKLQIAIALFQAEIFTLAQASRFAGKTRWDFQQVLGRLKIPMHYGIQEVEQDLKTIEKLFGDSSK; encoded by the coding sequence ATGACCATTGAAATACCTGATCACCTGCTTGAAGGACGCACCGAGTCCGACATTAAGCTACAAATAGCGATTGCGCTATTTCAGGCAGAAATATTTACCCTGGCTCAGGCAAGCCGCTTTGCAGGTAAAACCCGCTGGGATTTCCAACAGGTATTAGGTCGCCTGAAGATCCCGATGCATTACGGAATTCAGGAAGTGGAGCAGGATCTCAAAACCATAGAAAAGCTTTTCGGTGATAGTAGTAAGTGA